From one Lotus japonicus ecotype B-129 chromosome 3, LjGifu_v1.2 genomic stretch:
- the LOC130743247 gene encoding asparagine--tRNA ligase, cytoplasmic 2: protein MAALESGSARLAPFKYSDRVQLKVLLDGGAELAGKRVVVGGWVKSSKEVEKSAPPPPLTDETKTEDVSCVEIIQSRIPLIRNILEVFGGSGYAARKKRDPVPPKPMLPKPSIAYLLLTDGSCVATLQVVVDSSVASPSCLLPTGTSILVEGLLERPSAEGKHVIELKADKVLYIGAVEVDKYPLTKKRVQLDILRDYSQFRPRTTTVATVMRIRSALSSATHSFFKDNAFFDVQLPIITTTDCEGFSNMFQVTTLDQKAEKEKLNTIYETQGVNLEHVKEAAKEKSNLVETLKRSESNREALTAAIQDLRKTNELASQIEAREKRKLGTSSKNVKEDSLKDFFLSKAYLTVSGRLHLESYACALGSVYSFGPRFQADETDSAKHAAEMWMVEVEMAFAKLKDSMNCANDLFKHLCRWVLENCSEDIKFVAKRIDCTCVDRLRHVISSSPEMISYNEAINVFKKAEDKKFGTKFDWGVVLNSEHLSYLADTIYKKPVMVYNYPKEAKPFYVHVNDDGMVAAFDLVVPKVGTIISGSQNEERLNMISSRITELGLPREKYEWYLDLRRNGTIKHSGFTLRFDLMVLFATGLSNVRDVIPFPRSYGKANN, encoded by the exons ATGGCCGCCCTAGAATCCGGTTCAGCTCGGCTCGCCCCGTTCAAGTACTCGGACCGGGTCCAGCTGAAGGTCCTCCTCGACGGCGGGGCCGAGCTCGCGGGGAAGAGAGTGGTGGTCGGCGGCTGGGTGAAGTCGTCGAAGGAGGTCGAGAAGTCTGCGCCTCCTCCACCGTTGACGGACGAGACAAAAACGGAGGACGTGTCGTGCGTGGAGATTATTCAGTCTCGCATCCCTTTGATTCGTAACATTTTGGAGGTTTTCGGAGGAAGTGGTTATGCCGCACGCAAAAAACGTGACCCTGTTCCTCCTAAGCCTATGCTTCCCAAGCCTTCCATTGCCTATCTGCTACTCACGGATGGCTCCTGCGTTGCCACCCTTCAG GTTGTGGTTGATTCCTCAGTAGCTTCACCCAGCTGTCTTCTGCCTACTGGAACCAGTATATTAGTGGAAGGTCTGCTAGAAAGGCCATCAGCAGAGGGGAAGCATGTTATTGAGCTCAAAGCTGACAAAGTTCTTTACATTGGGGCAGTAGAAGTTGACAAGTATCCATTAACAAAGAAACGAGTTCAACTGGATATTCTAAGAGATTACTCCCAATTTCGGCCTCGAACAACAACG GTGGCTACTGTCATGCGAATTCGCAGTGCTCTGTCTTCCGCAACTCACTCATTTTTCAAGGACAATGCATTTTTTGATGTGCAACTGCCAATTATAACAACCACAGACTGTGAAGGATTTAGCAACATGTTCCAGGTTACTACCCTGGATCAGAAAGCAGAAAAGGAGAAGCTAAATACCATTTATGAGACTCAAGGTGTTAACCTTGAACATGTGAAGGAAGCTGCAAAGGAGAAAAGCAACCTGGTCGAAACTTTAAAAAGAAGTGAAAGCAATAGGGAGGCACTGACTGCTGCAATTCAGGATCTGCGGAAAACAAATGAACTGGCATCACAAATTGAAgcaagagaaaagagaaaattaggAACTTCATCAAAGAATGTAAAAGAAGACTCTTTGAAAGACTTTTTCCTTTCCAAAGCTTATTTGACTGTCTCTGGCCGTTTACATCTCGAGAGCTATGCATGTGCTCTTGGTAGTGTCTACTCATTTGGACCTAGATTTCAAGCAGATGAAACAGATTCTGCAAAACATGCTGCGGAAATGTGGATGGTTGAGGTTGAAATGGCTTTTGCTAAATTAAAG GATTCCATGAACTGCGCTAATGACTTATTCAAGCACCTCTGCAGGTGGGTTTTGGAAAATTGCTCTGAAGATATCAAGTTTGTTGCTAAAAGAATTGACTGCACGTGCGTTGATCGTCTTCGGCATGTTATATCAAGTTCCCCTGAAATGATATCCTATAATGAAGCTATAAATGTTTTCAAAAAG GCTGAAGATAAGAAATTTGGAACAAAGTTTGATTGGGGTGTTGTACTCAATTCGGAACACCTAAG CTATCTAGCTGATACCATCTACAAAAAGCCGGTTATGGTATACAATTATCCAAAAGAAGCTAAGCCATTTTACGTTCATGTGAATGATGATGGAATGGTAGCTGCATTTGACCTGGTTGTCCCAAAG GTGGGAACAATAATTTCTGGTAGCCAAAATGAGGAACGGCTTAACATGATAAGCTCGAG AATTACCGAATTGGGTTTGCCACGAGAGAAGTATGAATGGTACTTGGATCTTCGTAGAAATGGAACAATCAAACACTCTGGGTTCACTCTAAGGTTTGACCTTATGGTCCTTTTTGCAACTGGCCTTAGCAATGTTAGGGATGTTATCCCTTTTCCAAGAAGTTATGGTAAGGCCAACAACTAA